In Streptomyces flavofungini, a single genomic region encodes these proteins:
- a CDS encoding class I SAM-dependent methyltransferase has translation MITDQHDNIRHLQDAYDAVHTARAATRLVDSLYAQAMGDAYPVEVAPTSSCDWPLLGTLTGTLRMGPGKVLADLGCGTGGVGLWLARALAVRLIGIDISPAAVRLATARAPAFVPQGQAEFRTGTLTATGLPDRHVDTVICIDALSRTGERPTALRELHRILRPGGRAVITRSVHRETRGPLTVQEEAAGFAVERVDVRPAEPHMWGRLYGLWLSHENELRDEVGDRETERMLAEARRQLPRLPGRSALVLTLRRPADEQPTRAGTLPTIVGHEKEPE, from the coding sequence ATGATCACCGACCAGCACGACAACATCCGCCACCTGCAGGACGCCTACGACGCCGTGCACACCGCGCGAGCCGCCACCCGCCTCGTCGACAGCCTCTACGCCCAGGCGATGGGCGACGCCTACCCGGTCGAGGTCGCACCCACCAGCTCCTGCGACTGGCCCCTGCTGGGCACGCTCACCGGCACCCTGCGCATGGGCCCGGGCAAGGTCCTGGCCGACCTCGGGTGCGGGACCGGCGGAGTCGGACTCTGGCTCGCGCGCGCCCTGGCCGTCCGGCTGATCGGCATCGACATCTCCCCGGCCGCCGTGCGCCTGGCCACCGCGCGCGCACCCGCTTTCGTCCCCCAGGGCCAAGCCGAATTCCGCACCGGAACCCTCACCGCAACCGGACTGCCCGACCGACACGTCGACACCGTCATCTGCATCGACGCCCTCTCCCGTACCGGCGAGCGCCCAACGGCCCTGCGCGAGCTGCACCGCATCCTGCGCCCCGGCGGCCGCGCCGTCATCACCCGCTCCGTACACCGCGAGACCCGAGGCCCCCTCACCGTGCAGGAGGAAGCGGCCGGATTCGCCGTCGAGCGCGTCGACGTGAGACCGGCAGAACCCCACATGTGGGGCCGCCTGTACGGACTCTGGCTCTCCCACGAGAACGAACTACGGGACGAAGTCGGCGACCGGGAGACTGAGCGCATGCTCGCCGAAGCCCGCCGACAACTCCCACGCCTGCCCGGCCGCAGCGCCCTCGTGCTGACCCTGCGCCGACCAGCGGACGAACAGCCCACCCGAGCCGGTACGCTCCCCACGATCGTCGGGCACGAGAAGGAGCCAGAGTGA
- a CDS encoding plasmid mobilization protein: MAKKQINVRVDEEVYLGIEERAAAAGMDVNEYARQLLADEANDLRHRFLVAADHFAGEWADHFDDRFGHDGHGAAPARKDDRAA; encoded by the coding sequence ATGGCGAAGAAGCAGATCAACGTCCGGGTAGATGAAGAGGTGTACCTGGGTATCGAAGAACGCGCGGCCGCCGCAGGCATGGACGTCAACGAGTACGCCCGCCAGCTCCTTGCTGATGAGGCCAACGACCTTCGCCACCGCTTCCTCGTCGCCGCGGACCATTTCGCGGGCGAGTGGGCCGACCACTTTGACGACCGCTTCGGCCACGACGGCCACGGCGCCGCCCCGGCCCGAAAGGACGACCGCGCCGCGTGA
- a CDS encoding TfuA-like protein, with protein sequence MLLHVYVGPSLGRDAPVLADPRIRVRPPLRHGDLFDPAIADTDTVVVLDGAWHQTPAVRHKELLALLARGVRVIGGASLGAIRAAELQQFGMVGVGAVFRAYLSGDIDGDDEVAVGQAPDGDLRALTWPVVNLRHVLRRAAHEGVVTARAAEDLLTALCAVYYPQRTMAAVRAVCRAHQAGRFADWLDDRRAADPYFGDIKRADALEALEAGLDEHLPRLQPRPVAESGYYRRWANHAVASVVDGQRLQAAVRVAYQAFFDPFFPQVWNDLLEHLSRHPADGGAGVPLPQRVKAATGGGGVPAHVLFRPVPDLRDEGARARLLRDETAADRAAIVRYQAIREAARHDVPGFSDEAVDDSVARRSLFRLWDTTPDLLEDAAAARGFRSGEDAIGSLKWFIPGLVHDQEQRQERADVR encoded by the coding sequence ATGTTGCTTCACGTATATGTCGGGCCGTCCCTGGGCCGGGATGCTCCCGTGCTCGCTGATCCGCGGATCAGGGTCCGTCCGCCGCTGCGCCACGGCGACCTCTTCGATCCCGCGATCGCGGACACCGACACGGTGGTCGTCCTGGACGGGGCGTGGCATCAGACCCCGGCCGTACGTCACAAGGAACTGCTGGCGTTGCTGGCCCGGGGGGTGCGGGTCATCGGCGGCGCGTCGCTCGGGGCGATCCGGGCGGCTGAGCTGCAGCAGTTCGGGATGGTGGGTGTGGGAGCGGTCTTCCGCGCGTATCTGAGCGGCGACATCGACGGTGACGACGAGGTGGCCGTCGGCCAGGCACCCGACGGCGATCTGAGGGCGCTGACCTGGCCCGTGGTGAACCTGCGCCATGTGCTCAGACGCGCCGCGCACGAAGGCGTCGTCACGGCGAGGGCTGCGGAGGACCTGCTGACGGCGCTGTGTGCCGTGTACTACCCGCAGCGCACGATGGCCGCGGTCCGCGCCGTCTGCCGCGCCCACCAAGCGGGCCGGTTCGCGGACTGGCTCGACGACCGGCGGGCTGCCGACCCGTACTTCGGGGACATCAAGCGCGCCGACGCCCTGGAGGCCCTTGAGGCAGGCCTCGACGAACACCTGCCCCGCCTTCAGCCCCGCCCGGTGGCGGAGAGCGGCTACTACCGGCGGTGGGCCAACCACGCCGTGGCCTCCGTGGTCGACGGCCAGCGGCTGCAGGCCGCCGTGCGGGTGGCGTACCAGGCCTTCTTCGACCCGTTCTTCCCCCAGGTGTGGAACGACCTCCTTGAACACCTCTCCCGGCACCCGGCGGACGGCGGGGCGGGTGTGCCGCTGCCACAACGGGTGAAGGCCGCTACGGGTGGTGGTGGCGTGCCCGCTCATGTGCTCTTCCGTCCTGTGCCGGACCTGCGTGATGAGGGCGCCCGCGCGCGGCTGCTGAGGGATGAGACAGCCGCGGACCGAGCCGCGATCGTCCGCTACCAGGCTATCCGCGAGGCCGCACGGCACGACGTGCCCGGATTCTCCGACGAGGCCGTCGACGACAGTGTGGCCCGACGGTCGCTGTTTCGCCTGTGGGACACCACGCCGGATCTGCTCGAAGACGCGGCCGCCGCGCGGGGCTTTCGCAGCGGCGAGGACGCCATCGGGTCGCTGAAATGGTTCATCCCCGGCCTCGTGCACGACCAGGAGCAGCGACAGGAGCGAGCCGATGTCCGGTGA
- a CDS encoding YcaO-like family protein has product MSGEPVVLDGTVRARSPEQTWALLEPSLPRYGITRVARLTGLDTLGLPVFTAIRPAAQSLTATQGKGATDTLARISAVMEGIELWHAEQPRTAHTRAAARELTLPYPLAALPMKVPTYGWALDEVLLEWTYGAGLTSGRKVEVPVSVVRRQAQPSLWEPDLFRVTSTGLACGNTRDEALLHAMYEVIERDALFADESAHGTYRTLIDPATVDDLYCLRLLGQLREAGASVELAVVDNSFVMPVCLAYLWSPDYPATFAGSGCHLQPRIALARAITEAVQSRLTHIVGTRDDLPAHNDLFDTEPPGLDGTSQRPYAPWNLWPTRQGLPADLAGQATHVARRITHVTGHEPVAVDLSEPADPVAAVKVICPGTHSRRRRAVPR; this is encoded by the coding sequence ATGTCCGGTGAACCGGTGGTGCTGGACGGCACCGTACGCGCCCGCAGCCCGGAGCAGACCTGGGCACTCCTGGAACCCTCGCTGCCCCGGTACGGGATCACCCGGGTCGCCCGGCTGACCGGCCTGGACACCCTGGGCCTGCCCGTGTTCACCGCGATCAGGCCCGCCGCGCAATCTCTGACCGCCACCCAGGGCAAGGGCGCCACCGACACCCTGGCCCGCATCTCGGCCGTCATGGAAGGCATCGAGCTTTGGCACGCCGAACAGCCCCGCACCGCCCACACCCGCGCGGCCGCCCGCGAGCTGACCCTGCCTTATCCGCTCGCTGCGCTGCCGATGAAGGTACCCACCTACGGGTGGGCACTCGACGAGGTCCTCCTGGAGTGGACGTACGGGGCCGGGCTGACCAGCGGGCGCAAGGTGGAGGTGCCGGTCAGCGTCGTGCGACGCCAGGCACAGCCCTCCCTGTGGGAGCCGGATCTGTTCCGGGTGACGAGCACCGGCCTGGCCTGCGGCAACACCCGCGACGAGGCACTGCTGCACGCCATGTACGAAGTCATCGAACGAGACGCTCTGTTCGCCGATGAGAGCGCGCACGGCACCTACCGCACGCTCATCGATCCGGCCACGGTCGACGACCTGTACTGCCTGCGCCTGCTCGGCCAGTTACGGGAAGCGGGGGCGAGCGTCGAGCTCGCGGTCGTCGACAACTCCTTCGTGATGCCGGTCTGCCTCGCCTACCTGTGGTCGCCCGACTACCCCGCCACATTCGCCGGCTCCGGGTGCCACCTGCAACCGCGCATCGCGCTCGCACGCGCGATCACCGAGGCAGTGCAATCCCGCCTGACTCACATCGTCGGCACCCGCGACGACCTGCCCGCCCACAACGACCTCTTCGACACCGAGCCGCCCGGCCTGGACGGCACCTCGCAGAGGCCGTACGCGCCGTGGAACCTGTGGCCCACCCGCCAAGGCCTCCCCGCAGACCTCGCGGGCCAGGCCACGCACGTCGCCCGCCGCATCACCCATGTCACCGGGCACGAACCGGTGGCAGTCGACCTGTCCGAACCCGCGGATCCGGTGGCGGCCGTCAAGGTCATCTGCCCGGGGACGCACTCACGACGACGCCGGGCGGTACCCCGATGA
- a CDS encoding NAD(P)H-dependent glycerol-3-phosphate dehydrogenase — protein sequence MRTAVLSAGSWGTTYATVLADAGNDVVIHARREDVADAINSRHENPDYLPGITLPSGLKATTDPAAALAGADVAVISIPAQTLRANLTAWAPLIGPDTVIVSLMKGIETSTGLRMSELITQVTDLPMDRVAVLSGPNLAREIAARQPAASVIACVDEKVAERLQKASLTSYFRPYTNTDVVGCELGGAVKNVIALATGLSSGLGLGDNATALLMTRGLAETARLGQVLGADPITLSGLAGIGDLVATCSSPLSRNRTFGEHLGQGMTVREATAATSQTAEGVKSAAALLTLARRHGVEMPITEVVVDVIDGRCTAREAADALMTRTPKAERYGI from the coding sequence GTGAGGACTGCCGTTCTGTCGGCCGGGTCATGGGGCACCACCTACGCCACGGTGCTCGCGGACGCCGGGAACGACGTCGTGATCCACGCTCGGCGCGAGGATGTCGCAGACGCGATCAACTCCCGCCACGAGAACCCCGACTACCTCCCCGGCATCACCCTGCCGAGTGGGCTGAAGGCCACCACCGACCCGGCCGCCGCACTCGCTGGGGCAGACGTCGCCGTGATCTCCATCCCTGCGCAGACACTGCGCGCCAACCTCACCGCGTGGGCACCGCTCATCGGCCCCGACACGGTGATCGTGAGCCTCATGAAGGGCATCGAGACCAGCACCGGGCTCCGCATGAGCGAACTCATCACCCAGGTCACGGACCTGCCGATGGACCGCGTCGCGGTGCTCTCCGGGCCGAACCTGGCCCGTGAGATCGCCGCACGCCAGCCCGCGGCCTCGGTCATCGCGTGCGTGGACGAAAAGGTCGCCGAGCGACTTCAGAAGGCCTCCCTGACCTCGTACTTCCGGCCGTACACCAACACCGACGTCGTGGGCTGCGAGCTCGGCGGTGCCGTGAAGAACGTCATCGCACTGGCGACCGGCCTTTCCAGCGGGCTGGGGCTGGGGGACAACGCGACCGCTCTGCTCATGACCCGGGGCCTGGCGGAAACCGCCCGCCTGGGGCAGGTCCTCGGAGCCGACCCGATCACCCTCTCCGGGTTGGCCGGCATCGGCGACCTCGTCGCCACCTGTTCGTCGCCGCTGTCCCGCAACCGCACCTTCGGCGAACACCTCGGCCAGGGCATGACCGTGCGCGAGGCGACAGCAGCCACATCACAGACCGCCGAGGGCGTGAAGTCGGCCGCTGCCCTGCTCACGCTGGCCCGTCGTCACGGTGTGGAAATGCCGATCACCGAGGTCGTCGTCGACGTCATCGACGGCCGGTGCACCGCCCGCGAGGCCGCCGACGCGCTGATGACCCGCACCCCCAAGGCCGAGCGCTACGGAATCTGA
- a CDS encoding Tat pathway signal protein, with amino-acid sequence MERRRNEALVHWMSEFKMTTRELVDVLNDFIRELTGRQGLITERTVHKWRSGETRWPQSVQRTALQAVTGRTPAALGFVVPDRHTGRSKEDPSVHRRRFVTAAAGGALAAAAPAVAGASRSRVGMSDVQRLTAKLGAVVASDDRHGGTESVETRASQLARQTLALQQRGTATSRVRGHLYSLAAAFASSAMWAAIDGHRLNAAQQHMQKAVTLAGLSADPAIQFRVWGHAGALYRHLGRYTDALAADDAARSTSTVRRDPLYASLAHARTAVHHGDLRDHNSVKRSLGCAQDALTRADPQAPRPPWMRFYDQAELELLALIAHAALGGWAASEAHAHHNLALLRPDLLRNRSLALAHLARAQLEQEALEAAVDSAWRIPPDAWRGRTGGLMRVFTARLADLAPDEPAARAWADHVRQKGLST; translated from the coding sequence ATGGAGCGCAGGCGCAACGAGGCCCTGGTCCACTGGATGTCTGAGTTCAAGATGACCACCCGCGAGTTAGTGGATGTCCTCAACGACTTCATCCGGGAACTGACCGGCCGCCAAGGGCTGATCACCGAGCGGACCGTGCACAAGTGGCGCTCGGGCGAGACCAGATGGCCGCAGTCCGTCCAGCGGACCGCGCTCCAGGCCGTCACCGGACGAACCCCGGCGGCATTAGGTTTCGTCGTCCCTGACCGGCACACCGGCCGTAGCAAGGAGGACCCGTCCGTGCACCGCCGCCGCTTCGTCACCGCCGCCGCCGGAGGGGCACTCGCCGCGGCCGCTCCCGCCGTCGCCGGAGCGTCGCGCTCCCGTGTGGGCATGAGCGATGTGCAGCGGCTCACCGCGAAACTCGGTGCCGTCGTGGCGTCCGACGACCGGCACGGAGGCACCGAGTCCGTCGAAACTCGCGCGAGCCAGCTCGCACGCCAGACCCTGGCCCTGCAACAGCGCGGCACCGCCACCTCCCGGGTGCGCGGGCACCTGTACTCCCTGGCCGCCGCGTTCGCCTCCTCTGCCATGTGGGCCGCCATCGACGGCCACCGCCTGAACGCCGCGCAACAGCACATGCAGAAGGCCGTCACCCTCGCCGGCCTCTCCGCCGACCCCGCGATCCAGTTCCGCGTCTGGGGCCACGCAGGAGCCCTCTACCGCCACCTCGGCCGCTACACCGACGCCCTGGCCGCCGACGACGCCGCCCGCTCCACCAGCACCGTCCGCCGCGACCCGCTCTACGCCTCACTCGCCCACGCCCGCACCGCCGTCCACCACGGAGACCTGCGCGACCACAACTCCGTCAAGCGCAGCCTCGGATGCGCCCAAGACGCCCTCACCCGCGCCGACCCACAGGCCCCGCGACCGCCGTGGATGCGGTTCTACGACCAAGCGGAACTGGAGCTCCTCGCACTCATCGCCCACGCAGCCCTCGGCGGCTGGGCCGCCTCCGAAGCCCACGCCCACCACAACCTCGCACTGCTACGGCCGGACCTATTGCGCAACCGCTCGCTGGCCCTCGCTCACCTGGCCCGAGCACAACTCGAACAAGAGGCGCTCGAAGCCGCCGTCGACTCCGCATGGCGCATCCCCCCAGATGCCTGGCGCGGGCGCACCGGAGGACTCATGCGGGTCTTCACCGCACGCCTTGCCGATCTTGCGCCTGACGAGCCCGCGGCCCGAGCATGGGCCGACCACGTCCGACAGAAGGGCCTATCCACGTGA
- a CDS encoding fic family toxin-antitoxin system, toxin component, whose amino-acid sequence MIVHIDRAWLLDLAHRTLPGDPEVTDFGSLQAAVARHTDKVMDVYVYTEPHHRAAALMHQLVRVPALERRNKLFAAVVAASYLSASGLFVTASPKAAADLAERIDRDALDVRSAAAEIRTWTRN is encoded by the coding sequence GTGATCGTCCACATCGACCGGGCCTGGCTCCTTGACCTGGCCCACCGCACCCTGCCCGGGGACCCGGAAGTGACCGACTTCGGCAGCCTGCAAGCCGCCGTCGCCCGGCACACCGACAAGGTGATGGACGTCTACGTCTACACCGAGCCGCACCACCGGGCGGCAGCCCTCATGCACCAGCTGGTGCGCGTGCCCGCCCTGGAGCGGCGGAACAAACTCTTCGCCGCCGTTGTCGCTGCTTCCTACCTCAGCGCATCGGGCCTGTTCGTCACCGCCAGCCCCAAGGCGGCCGCCGACCTGGCCGAGCGCATCGACCGCGACGCCCTCGACGTGCGCAGCGCCGCTGCAGAGATCCGCACCTGGACACGGAACTGA